TGATCGGATTCTTTATCTTCAAAGATAAACTTCACCGCCTTAGCCTCAAAGATATTCGCATCCCACTCCTCAAAGATACAGCTCTTATGATTAGCGACGCCCCTCTACTGGGTCATGGCCCAGGGCAATTCATCACAAAATTCACCAACTATCCCAGTGACATGCTCAACATTCGTTTACATAGTGCTCCGATCTATGAACATCCCCATAATGAATTATTTCACATGGCTAGCCAAGGGGGGATTTTATTGAGCCTACTTTTCATCGTCCTCATTACCCTTCCCCTTATTCAATCCTTCAAACAAAAGAAATTTTCACTCCCTTTAGCCCTTTATCTATTGCTCTTAACTCTTGGACTTCTAGACAAAACCCTTCATCACGGAGCCTCACTTTTACTTTTCTTGCTCTTTTTAGCTATGGCAATCAATGAATTCTACTCAACAGAATCCTCAAATAAACAAATTAACAAATGGCAAATAGGACTAAGTCTAATGATTCCTCTCCTATTTATTCTACCATTGATTAATCAAACTCGTGCATCTTGGCATTATAAACAAGCCGAAGAAAACTCCTCTACCCGCGATCCAAAAAAGTTAGCCCAAGCCCTCTCTCACCTCCAGCGTTCCCAGGAATTAAATCCCAATGAAATCAACTATTCATTTCAAACAGCTCGCTTACTCATTCATCTCAATCAACTCAAAGAGGCTTGGTCCATACTTGAACCCATCTCAGAGGCTTACCCCTATTACCACAATACCCTCCAAGAACAAGGAAAGCTTATGGAAAAACTTGCCTTGCAACAAAAAGATCAAGCGAGTAAACAGCATTTGTTAAAACAAGCCCTCCTCGCTTATGAAGCTAGCTGTAAAAACCGCCCTTGGGATTTACAGCGCTACCCTGCCCTCATTTCCTTGGCAGAAAAGATCAAACCTGACACAACCCAAGCCTTCAAAGAGCTCGCATTACAACGCTTTAAAGAAAAACATCAATTTCGCGATCAGTTCCAGACCTCTACTGACATACTTTGGCAAAACTACATTGAGGCCTCTATAAATAATGACCCTGACCAAATCGTACAGGCATTCAAGCACTTAACGGAAGGGCTAAAACTACCTAAAGATCCACGATGGCAAGAATTCTATTTGGATTCGCTTAAGGAATGAGGATACGGCATGTGGCCTGAGTTTACGCTTCGCTGAGTTGACGGTCTGTGACCTGAGTTTACGCTTCGCTGAGTGAACGGCCTGTGGCCTGATGTTACGACCTATGGCCTGAGTTAACGCACTTCGTGCTGAGTTATTTCTTAGTGTGGATTAGTGAAGATGAGTGATTAACTCTCTAACCAATTCGTTCAATTAGAATAATTCGCTGCTTCTATTCTTTTGCCCTTCATTCAAAATTCACCATTTAAAATCGTCCCCCCCCCTTCTAATGGGAGGGAACTTAAGGATTTTATCCCTCCCAATTATTCAGTAATAGAACTTTAATTTTATCATTTTTTGGCTATAATAGATATGTTTATAAACATATCTAATTGGATGTAGAAATGGAAAAGTTTGAGTTGTTAGAAAAGCTGAATGAATTAAAGACTGAGTTGATTAAATCACCGTACTGGGTGGCTGGTACGGTGATTGAAACTACGAGGAAGCAAAGTAAAAAAGAGAAGCCCTTTTACTACCTATCTCAAAGTATCAAAGGTAAAACCAAAACGACCTATATAGCTGCTCGCCATTTGGAGGTGTTTAAAAAAGCAGAGGCTGAAGGTGAACGAATTAAGCAACTAATGACTGAAATAAATCGTATCAATATCCTTTTGATAAAAAGCGAGGTGAGTGATGCTTAAAAGTAAAAAGTCGATTCAACTTGTGGAGAAGATCGAAAATATCTTTAGCGCTGAAGAACGGGCTATAGATACTACTAAAAAAGGGCGTTTTCTCGAACGCGTATTTTTACTGTAAAGGTATTATTAATCTCATTATTAGCCAATGCACAGTCAGGGTTCAAACTGGGGTATAAACAATTACTCGCTCAGCTATTTGAACTCAAACTTTTCCCTGGAAATACCATTCCAACTGACAAATCATTTAGTAAGGCTTGTGACAAACTTCCTTTTAAAGCCGTAACCACATTACTCTCAGAATCCCATAAACAGGAATTCGATAGTTCTGGTCGCAAGTACCATGGATTAAAGATAATTATTCCTGATGGCACTAAGATTTCACTACCACGAAGTACAAGCACACTTGAGCAGTATGGCCAAGCTTATGGACATTATCCACAATGTCTTGCGGTTGGTTTTTTCGAGCTCTCCACGGGAACATTTGATGATTTCAAAATAGCTTCAAGAGATTGCCCTGAACGAACTTTAGCATACGAGCATATGTTAGAGAATTCAGAGAAAAGTTTATACATGGCAGATGCAGGATATAACGGCATGGCGTTTATTGCCTTAGCAAAAGAGTTGGGCCACGAAGTTTTAATGCCGTTGAAAATGAGTCATCTAGCTCAGAAAATGAACGATTCTAAGAAACGATCTCTTGTTCACGAGATTAAACTCACTCGTTCACACCTTAAAAACTATCCAGATCATCAACATTTACTAGGAACAACTCTTAAAATTCGTCTTATCAGAACACTGGGAACGTCCAAACTTAAATCGCAGGTTTTAATCACGACCTTACTGGATGACGCCAAATTCTCATGGAAAGAACTCTCAGGTTTATACCGTCAGCGCTATCTTGTGGAAGTAGCCTACCGACACCTGAAAGTTAACCTTAATCTGGAGTCGATTCGGAAGCGAAAATTTTCAAGAATTAAAAAGTTTATGTATGCCGCCATTGCTTTATACAACCTAGCGGCGGTATTACGGAATCGAATTAAACTACCTGAGATATTGCCAGAGGATCACGGCACGAAGATGTACTGCTTTTCCTTTTGCTTAAACCGTATTTGCGTTTTTTGCCTCGCGATCCTTAATCCATTTAGAGGCTCGAAAAAAGCATTGGCGAATTGCTTAAGAGCAGTCAAAAGCTGTTGGTATATTTATAAACCATGGAGGTCTTCTCCTAGAATATGTAATACTCCACCTTCAAAATTCACTGTGCACAAAGGAAAAGTAAAATATAAAGAAATTGAAACTGCGCAATTCCTCAATGCTGAGTATCAAATATTAGGGGTTCAATATGGCCAGATTTCATGATGAAAAATCCTTAAGTTCCCTCCCATTACCCCCCCTTCCCTTCCTACATTCGTATAATTAGCAAAATTCGTTGTTCCCATTCTTTTGCCATTCATTCAAAATTAAAAATTTACCATTCAAAATTATCCCTTGCCTCCGTGTCATTCCGTGCCCTCCGTGGTCCAACCACTTTTTAGTCCCATAGTGTGCATTAGCGAATATTAGTGGTTTAATTCTTTTATTTTTCTTTCAATTCAAAATTAAAAATTTACCATTCAAAATTATCCATCTGCCCAATCCGCTCGATCCGTGGTTCCATCTCTTTCCTTCCTACATTTGTATAATTAGCAAAATTCGCTCTCCCCATTCTTTTGCCCTTCATTCACAATTGCCCTTAAGCCTCGCTTCTAAATAAACCTAAAAAATAAATTAAATAGACAAATAGTCAAAATTGATATATACTCTAAACATGAATACTGACGTACAATACATCACTGACAAAAAAGGTCGAAAGAAAAGTGTAATTCTTGATATTGATCAATATGAGAGAATCATGGAAGATCTTTCGGATCTAGCTACTGCTGCAGAAAGAAGCCAGGAAGACAGCATTCCGATGGAAGTATTTTTACAAGATCTAAAGAAAGATGGCATCATATAATATTTCGTGGAAGAAATCCACAAAAAAAGATCTAAAGAAAATACCTCAGCAAGAAGTTATCAAAATAATAAATGCTGTAATCGCCTTAAGTGATAATCCAAAACCATACGGGTCAACAAAATTAACTGGCAGTAGATTTACCCACAGGATTAGAGTTGGTAAATACAGAGTCATTTATGATATTCATGACGAAGAAATAAGAATTGAAGTTGTGAAAATTGGCCCTAGGGGAGATGTTTACAAACCTTAAGAGAAGTTTCACCTCAAAATGTCCGCAGTATAAGCCTAGAAACTATCAATCTTTAATTCGTGTCAATCCATGAAATTCGTGGGCAGCTAATTTGTATTTAAAAAATGCCTACCACAG
The genomic region above belongs to Lentisphaera araneosa HTCC2155 and contains:
- a CDS encoding DUF6788 family protein — its product is MEKFELLEKLNELKTELIKSPYWVAGTVIETTRKQSKKEKPFYYLSQSIKGKTKTTYIAARHLEVFKKAEAEGERIKQLMTEINRINILLIKSEVSDA
- a CDS encoding O-antigen ligase family protein, yielding MMIENKNSKFKIQNSPLFPSLFLSFFSILLFLQFPLALFFPFGSVHGDKVHSFELSISCSLAILSLAYLMLYPIKSKIFNFILTSSFLLICLSSWFNASTLLDSLHLFSYFLCPLALVSALRHLPHFPLWTPLSLLLFVNVFVCFFFNQKVGIHGNQNWLSAVPVVSAIYLVHFCLSHKLCESNNLLNRPLVKWAIIVTISFMALAILTKTQTRALVPALALVIFYYLLCKFPKYRLHLCLFALVSILIGFFIFKDKLHRLSLKDIRIPLLKDTALMISDAPLLGHGPGQFITKFTNYPSDMLNIRLHSAPIYEHPHNELFHMASQGGILLSLLFIVLITLPLIQSFKQKKFSLPLALYLLLLTLGLLDKTLHHGASLLLFLLFLAMAINEFYSTESSNKQINKWQIGLSLMIPLLFILPLINQTRASWHYKQAEENSSTRDPKKLAQALSHLQRSQELNPNEINYSFQTARLLIHLNQLKEAWSILEPISEAYPYYHNTLQEQGKLMEKLALQQKDQASKQHLLKQALLAYEASCKNRPWDLQRYPALISLAEKIKPDTTQAFKELALQRFKEKHQFRDQFQTSTDILWQNYIEASINNDPDQIVQAFKHLTEGLKLPKDPRWQEFYLDSLKE
- a CDS encoding IS4 family transposase, which translates into the protein MFTVKVLLISLLANAQSGFKLGYKQLLAQLFELKLFPGNTIPTDKSFSKACDKLPFKAVTTLLSESHKQEFDSSGRKYHGLKIIIPDGTKISLPRSTSTLEQYGQAYGHYPQCLAVGFFELSTGTFDDFKIASRDCPERTLAYEHMLENSEKSLYMADAGYNGMAFIALAKELGHEVLMPLKMSHLAQKMNDSKKRSLVHEIKLTRSHLKNYPDHQHLLGTTLKIRLIRTLGTSKLKSQVLITTLLDDAKFSWKELSGLYRQRYLVEVAYRHLKVNLNLESIRKRKFSRIKKFMYAAIALYNLAAVLRNRIKLPEILPEDHGTKMYCFSFCLNRICVFCLAILNPFRGSKKALANCLRAVKSCWYIYKPWRSSPRICNTPPSKFTVHKGKVKYKEIETAQFLNAEYQILGVQYGQIS
- a CDS encoding type II toxin-antitoxin system RelE family toxin is translated as MASYNISWKKSTKKDLKKIPQQEVIKIINAVIALSDNPKPYGSTKLTGSRFTHRIRVGKYRVIYDIHDEEIRIEVVKIGPRGDVYKP